In Streptomyces venezuelae, the sequence TCGAGCGCGGCGTCGAAGCAGTCCGCGGGCGTCCGCGGCGCCACGATCGGAACGGGCGCCTCGCCGTTGCGGCCGTACATCGCCTGGAGGAGGTCCGCCTGCTCGGTCTTCGTCGGCAGACCGGTGGAGGGGCCGCCGCGCTGGATGTCCACGATCAGCAGCGGAAGCTCCAGCGACACCGCGAGGCCGATCGCCTCCGACTTGAGCGCGACACCCGGACCGGAGGTGGTGGTCACCCCGAGGGCGCCGCCGAAGGCCGCGCCGAGGGCCGCGCCGATGCCGGCGATCTCGTCCTCGGCCTGGAAGGTCCGCACGCCGAAGTTCTTGTGCTTCGACAGCTCGTGCAGGATGTCCGAGGCCGGGGTGATCGGGTAGGAGCCCAGGTAGAGGGGCAGATCGGCCTGCTGGCTCGCGGCGACCAGACCGTAGGAGAGCGCCAGGTTCCCCGAGATGTTGCGGTAGGTGCCGGTGGGGAAGGCGCGGGTGGCGGGGGCGACCTCGTAGGAGACCGCGAAGTCCTCGGTCGTCTCCCCGAAGTTCCAGCCGGCCCGGAAGGCGACGACGTTCGCCTCGGCGATCTCGGGCTTCTTCGCGAACTTCTGCCGCAGGAAGTTCTCGGTGCCCTCGGTGGGCCGGTGGTACATCCACGACAGCAGGCCCAGCGCGAACATGTTCTTGCTGCGCTCGGCCTCCTTGCGGGAGAGGCCGAAGTCCTTCAGCGCCTCGACCGTCAGGGTGGTCAGCGGCACCGGGTGCAGGCTGTAGGCGTCGAGGGAGCCGTCCTCCAGCGGCGAGGTGGCGTAGCCGACCTTGGCCATGGGGCGCTTGGTGAACTCATCCGTGTTGATGATGATCTCCGCGCCGCGCGGCAGGTCCGCGATGTTCGCCTTCAGGGCCGCCGGGTTCATCGCCACCAGCACGTTCGGGGCGTCGCCCGGGGTGAGGATGTCGTGGTCGGCGAAGTGCAGCTGGAAGGAGGAGACGCCCGGAAGGGTTCCGGCGGGGGCACGGATCTCGGCGGGGAAGTTCGGCAGCGTCGACAGGTCGTTTCCGAAGGACGCCGTTTCCGAGGTGAAGCGGTCACCGGTGAGCTGCATACCGTCACCGGAGTCACCCGCGAATCGGATGATCACACGATCGAGGCGGCGCACTTCCTTGCCGCCCGGACTCTCCGGGGTGCGCTGTCCACCGACGACCGCACCCCCGGCCCCGTCGGCCTGCTCGGCTGGGCTGCTGACCTGGCTGGTCACTGAACTGGACCTCCTTCGAGGCGTGACCCCCCGGGACCCACCCTACGACGGTAGGGATCAAGGCCCCCAGGAGCGGTCACATTCTGGACCGTAGGGCCGCCCCTTGAGACGGCCCTGCCGGTATGCCATATCTGACAGAGTGTCAGTCGATCAAGATTTCAGATAGGTGAGAACGGCCAGAACCCGCCGGTGATCCCCGTCACTCGGCGAAAGGCCCAGCTTCATGAAGATGTTGCTGACGTGCTTCTCCACCGCCCCGTCGCTCACCACCAGCTGCTTCGCGACGGCGGAATTCGTCCGGCCCTCGGCCATCAGCCCGAGCACCTCGCGCTCGCGCGGTGTCAGGCCCGCCAGCACGTCCTGCTTCCGGCTGCGGCCGAGCAGCTGGGCGACGACCTCGGGGTCCAGGGCCGTACCGCCCCGGGCCACCCGCACCACCGCGTCCAGGAACTCCCGCACCTCGGCCACCCGGTCCTTGAGGAGGTACCCCACCCCGGTACTGGAACCGGCCAGCAGTTCGGTGGCGTACTGCTCCTCCACGTACTGGGACAGCACGAGGACACCTATCCCGGGGTGGTCGCGACGCAGCCGTACGGCCGCCCGTACGCCCTCGTCCGTATGGGTCGGCGGCATCCGCACGTCCGCCACCACCACGTCCGGCAGCGCCCCCTCGGCCGCCAGGTCCGCCACCGTCTTGATCAGGGCCTCTGCGTCCCCGACGCCCGCCACGACGTCATGCCCCCGGTCGGTCAGCAACCGGGTCAGGCCCTCACGCAGCAGCACTGAATCCTCGGCGATGACCACCCGCACCCTGTCTTCCACGACTCAGCAGCTCCCGCGTCCACTCGTTCATGCAGTACCCGACTCAGCCAAGCATCCCAGCCTGAGGTCGCCGGGAAGGCAGAGCCGGGACAACACGTCGCCGTACGGGGGGAGTTTTCGAGTACCGGAAGGGCGCCTACCGCAAACGGGCCCGACGCGAGCCGGGAGTTACGGGGGACCGGGTCGGGGCGGGCGGCAGGCCGCGAAGGGGCTGGATAGTGGCGGGACGGGAGCCGCGAAGGGGCGAAAGGGCCGGGCCGTCGGGCCCGACCCGGCCCTCGTTTCGGCGACTCGGCGACTCGGCGAAATGGGAAGTCCGGGGACTCGGGAACTCCGGGGACTCCGCGGTCTACTAGGGGAACTCCGACGGCTCCGGCGGCCTGCTACGGGCGCCAGGGCAGCTCGGCGGTGACCGTCGTCCCGCCACCGGCGGGGGAGTCGACGACCAGCACCCCGTCCACGGCGTCCAGCCGCTCGGTCAGCCCCGCCAGCCCCGTCCCTTCCCGCGGCCCGGCCCCGCCCCGGCCGTCGTCGGCGACCTGGATCAGCAGCCGCTCCCCGGACTTCCACACGTCCACCGACGCCGACCGGGCCAGCGCGTGCTTGCTGACGTTCTGCAGCAGCTCGGAGACCGTGAAGTACGCGATCCCCTCGATCGCCGCCGCGGGCCGGGCCGGCAGATCCACCGCCACCCGTACCGGCACCGCGCACCGCGAGGCCACCGAGGACAGCGCCGCGTCCAGCCCCCGGTCGGTCAGCACGGCCGGGTGGATCCCCCGGGCCAGATCGCGCAGCTCCTGGAGGGCGATCTTCACCTCACCGTGCGCCTCGTCCACCATCCGGGCGGCGGCCTGCGGATCCTCGGTCAGCTTCTCCTTCGCCAGCCCCAGATCCATCGCCAGCGCCACGAGCCGGGCCTGAGCCCCGTCGTGCAGGTCCCGCTCGATGCGCCGCAGGTCGGCGGCGGCGGTGTCCACGACCACCCCGCGGTCGGACTCCAGCTCGCTGACGCGGGTGGCCAGGCTGGACGCCCCGAGCAGCCCGCCGACCATGACCCGGTCGACGGTGGTCAGAGCGCGGATCACCCAGGGAGTGGCGAGGGTGAGGGCCAGCCCCACCAGGCTGGTCAGGGCGATCATGACGGGCGAGTCGAGGTAGAAGGTGTAGCCGTCGTTCTCGAAGAGCTGCAGGCCGGGCTGGTTCGTGTAGGCCGGGAAGACCCAGAACCAGAGCGGGTACAGCAGGTACGCCCACCCGCACGCCCAGAGCGTCACGGACAGGCAGAAGGAGAACACCGCCCACGGGAAGTGGAGGACCGAGTACAGCGCGTGTCGCCAGGCGCTCCCGCTCTTGAGCAGCGCACCCATGGCGGCGAGCGGCCCGGCCTTCTTCGCCCGGATCGGTGCGGGGGCGGCGATGTCCGTCCCGAGCATCGCGCGCACCCGGGCCCGCTCCAGCTGCCCGAAGCCACGGCACATGGCGAGCATGCCGGCGAGGACCGGAACGCCGAGGAAGGTGACGAGCAGCCCGGCGCCGAGGCTCACGCCGGTGATGGTGAGCGAGAAGTACAGCGTGCTCAGCGGCAGCCCGATCAGCAGATACCCGAACTCCCGCCAGGTCCGCCCCTCGACCGGCGCCCGCAGCACCGCGCCCATCCCGCCACCCGTGCCCTTGCCCATGATCCCGACCCGCCCTTCCGGTCCTCCGCTACACCCCCACCCTCCCGCCCCCCGACCCCCACAACCATGCGGCGAGTCGGCCTCTCCACCGGGGGGTTAACCCCACCCCCGGGAACAGGGGCCGTCGGCATTCCCGGCCCCCGGCGTTTGAGGCGCGGGGTCCGGGGCGGAGCCCTGGGAAACGGCGCCGCGCCGGACCTACGAGCGACCCCCGCCCACCACCCGGGGGCAGGGGCCCGCATTCCCAGCCCCCCGGCGTTTGAGGGGCGGAGCCACCCACTGGGGGCAGGGGCCGCATTCCCAGCCTCGCCGGCGTTTGAGGCGCGGGGTCCGGGGCGGAGCCCTGGGAAGCGGCGCCGCGCCGGACACACGAACGGCCCCCGCCCACCACCCGGGGGCAGGGGCCCGCATTCCCAGCCGGCCGGCGTTTGAGGCGCGGGGTCCGGGGCGGAGCCCTGGGAAACGGCGCCGCGCCGGACACACGAACGGGACCCCCGCCCACCCCGGACGGGAGTCCCGCTCACCAGTGACACCAGTGACACCAGTGACACCGGCGGCAACAGGGGCCCCGGGGCCCTACCCCCGGTCCCGCCACGGCAGCTCGGCCGTGACCACGGTCCCCGCCCCCTCGGGCGAGTCCACCACCAGCACCCCGTCCACCGCGCCCAACCGCTCCGCCAGCCCCGCCAGCCCGCTCCCCCCGGAGGGACTCGCCCCGCCCCGCCCGTCGTCCGACACACGGATCATCAGCCGCGCCCCCGCCCGCCACACCTCGGCCGTCGCGCCCCGCGCCCCCGGCCCCGCGTGCTTGCTCACGTTCTGCAGCAGCTCGGACACCACGAAGTACGCGATCCCCTCGATCGCCTCCGCCGGCCGCGCCCCCGACCCCGCCCCCGACCCCGCCGGGTCCCCCTGCAGGTCCACCGCCACCTTCACCGGCACCACGCACCGCGCCGCCACCGACGACAGCGCCGCGTCCAGCCCCCGGTCCGTCAGCACCGCCGGGTGGATCCCCCGGGCCAGGTCCCGCAGCTCCTGCAGCGCCAGCTTCACCTCGCCGTGCGCCTCGTCGACCATCGCCGCCGCGCCCTCCGGGTCCTCCAGCAGCTTCTCCTTCGCCAGACCCAGCCCCATCGCCAGCGCCACGAGCCGGGCCTGCGCCCCGTCGTGCAGGTCCCGCTCGATGCGCCGCAGGTCGGCCGCCGCCGTGTCGACCACGACCCCCCGGTCGGACTCCAGCTCCGCGATCCGCCGCTCCAGGTCGTCGGAAGGCGACAGCAGCCCCCGTACCATCGCCCGGTCCGCGTTCGCCAGCAGCCGCACCAGGTACGGCAGCACCGGCCACAGCACGAACAGGCCGGTCAGAGCTACCGTGAAGGTGAGTACTCCCCATGGCAGCCGGATCAGCTGGTAGAGCACCGTCCTCCAGCCGACCGGGTCCTTGATGCTCGTCCACAGCCAGGGGAAGAATCCGCCGGACCGCTTCGGCCCGGGGATCGGGGTCGGCTCGTCCACCCGTACGCCCAGCAGCCCGCGGGCGCGTGCCCGGTCCAGCCGTCCCAATTGCCGAGACAGATACAGACCGCATGCGAGCAGGGGAATTCCGACCGCGGTCACGGCAAGACCGCCGGCCGTGGAGACCATGACAACCGCGTAAACAAAACCGACGATCGCCACCGGCAGGTTGCTCACCAGATAGGCGATCTCCTTCCACGTCACGGCGCTGAAGACGGCACGTACGGGGGGAGGCCGATCGTTGTCGGGCACGGCATGGTTCAGGGTCATGGGGCACACCCTGTCAAGTACGCCCCGCCGATGCCATGGGGTGTCCGGGGTGCTGTGAACGGGGGATAACCCCACCCTGTGTGAGGCAGGCCCTAGACTCCCGTCCGTACCAGATCGTCGACAGTGACCGAGGAGCGAGGAACGGACGTGCCTGAACCGACGGTATCGACCGTAACCGTGCTCGCGGCGGACTACTTCCGGAGTTATTCGGTCGTCGGTCTGCTGGCCGTCCTCGGTGTGCTCTTCGTGGCCGTCGCCTTCGGCGCGGGCCGGCTGCTGCGGCCCGTGGTCCCGACCCCCGAGAAGCTGCTGACGTACGAATGCGGTGTGGACCCCGTCGGCGAGGGCTGGGCGCACACCCAGGTCCGCTACTACGTCTACGCGTTCCTCTACGTCATCTTCGCCGTCGACTCGATCTTCCTGTTCCCGTGGGCGACGGTGTTCGCCGCCGCCGGTTACGGCGCCACGACCCTCGTGGAGATGTTCATCTTCCTGGGCTTCCTGGCCGTCGGCCTGCTCTATGCGTACAAGAAGGGCGTCCTCGAATGGACGTGACACCTCAGCCGGAGCTGCTCCCGGAGCCCAAGCGCCTCGGAGTCCTCTCCCGCCTGGCCCCGGAACCGATGAAGGTGGTCCTGAACTGGGGCCGCCGGTACAGCCTGTGGGTCTTCAACTTCGGCCTCGCCTGCTGCGCGATCGAGTTCATCGCCGCGTCCATGGCCCGGCACGACTTCATCCGGCTCGGCGTGATCCCCTTCGCGCCCGGCCCCCGCCAGGCCGACCTCATGATCGTCTCGGGCACCGTCACGGACAAGATGGCCCCGGCGGTGAAGCGGCTCTACGAGCAGATGCCGGAGCCGAAGTACGTCATCTCCTTCGGCGCCTGCTCCAACTGCGGCGGCCCCTACTGGGACTCGTACTCGGTGACCAAGGGCGTCGACCAGATCATCCCGGTCGACGTCTACGTGCCGGGCTGCCCGCCGCGCCCCGAAGCCCTCCTCCAGGGCATCCTCAAGCTCCAGGAGAAGATCGCCCGCGAGTCGCTGGCCGAGCGCTACGCGGCCGGGCCGTCCGTGTCCCAGCTGACGAGCGGCCTGGTCACGCCCCCGCCCGCACCGGCGCAGGGGGCCGGCGCGTGAACCTCTACGACTCCCTTCCCGACGCGGCGCCGACGGTCTTCGGCGCCGAGGCCGTCGCCGAGCTCTCGTACGACGTCCTCACGGTCGACGTGCCCGTCGGCAGCTGGATCTCCGCCCTCGAAATCGCCCGCGACAAGCTGGGCTGCACCTACTTCGACTGGCTGAGCGCGGTCGACGAGCCCGGCACCGGCTTCCGGATCTGCGCACACGTCGCGTCGCTGGAGAACCACCGGGTGCGGCGGCTGCTGCTGCGCACGACCGTCCCGCACAGCGCCGCCTCCCTGCCGTCCGCGGTCGCCGTCTACGCGGGGGCGGAATGGCACGAGCGCGAGACGTTCGAGATGTTCGGAGTGACCTTCACCGACCACCCGCACCTCGTCCCGCTCCTCCTTCCGGAGAACTTCGAGGGCCACCCGCTGCGCAAGGACTTCGTCCTGGCCGCGCGCGTCGCCAAGGCCTGGCCCGGCGCCAAGGAGCCCGGCGAGACGCACGACCCGGACGCGCCCAAGCGCCGTCAGATGCTCCCGCCCGGCGTACCGGACCCCAACGACTGGGGCCCGATGAAGGGCCAGCTGCCGCCGGCCCCGTCCCGTCCCGCCCGCACCCCGCGTGCGGCCGGCGCGGCGGGCGCCGCCGCGCGCACGCCGCGCGAGGGCGCCCCGGTCCGTCGCACCCGCTCGGTCACGGAGGGCTCGGCCACCCAGCCTCCGTCCGACGCGGCAGGAGCAGCGAGCCCGGGCGCGGAAGCCCCGGCCCGCCCGCCCCGCCGCACCCGTTCGGTGGCGGACGGCTCGGCGAGCCAGGCCGCCGGAACGCCCGCGCCGGACGCCGCAGCCCCGGCTCCGGCCACGGAAGCCCCGGCCCGCCCGCCCCGCCGTAACCGCTCGGTGGCGGACGGCTCGGCCAGTCAGGTCCCGGCGTCGGACGGCGGCTCCGCCGGCCGTGCCGACGACGCCGACGCCGGCACGGGTGAGGCGGCGCGCCCGCCGCACCGCACCGCCCCCCGCAGCTCCGACGCCCCCTGGCACGACCCGAAGCCCGCCTTCGACGAACGCGCTCCCCGACCGACTCCGGAGACCGAACCCGAAGCCGGGCCCGAGCCGACTCCCGAGGCCGGGACCGTGCCGGAACCCGAGGCCGGGCCCACCCCCGAGCCACGCCCGGCCGAGCCGGAGACCGACACCGACCCCACCACCGACACCGGAGGCACCGCGTGAACGACGTCCTCGACGTCGCCCTGCGGCTGATCGTCGTCTTCGCCGTCTTCCTCGTGCTCCCGCTCGTCGTCGGGCAGACCGAGCACAAGGTGATGGCCCACATGCAGGGCCGCCTCGGCCCCATGTACGCCGGCGGCTTCCACGGCTGGGCCCAGCTCGTCGCCGACGGCGTGAAGTTCGCGCAGAAGGAAGACATCGTCCCGGCGGGCGCAGACCGCCGGATCTTCCAGCTCGCCCCCGCCGTCGCCCTGCTGCCGTACCTCCTCGTACTCCTTGCCATCCCCATCGGACCGGGCGAGGGCGCGGTCGGCCAGGTCATCGACGCCGGCCTGTTCTTCGCGCTCGCCGTCATGGGCGTCGGAGTCCTCGGCTCCCTGATGGCAGGCTGGGCCTCCGCGAACAAGTTCTCCCTGCTCGGCGGCCTGCGTACCGCCGCCCAGCTGCTCGCCTACGAGCTGCCGATGCTGCTCGCCGCCGCCTCCGTGGCCATGGCGGCCGGTACGGTCTCCCTCCCCGGGATCGTCGAGGCCTTCGAGTGGTGGTGGCTGCCCTGGCAGATCGTCGGGGCGCTCGTCTTCTTCGTCGCCGGCCTCGCCGAACTGCAACGGCCCCCCTTCGACATGCCCGTCGCCGACTCCGAGATCATCTTCGGCGCGTACACCGAGTACACGGGCCTGCGCTTCGCGCTCTTCCTCCTCGCCGA encodes:
- a CDS encoding 2-oxoacid:acceptor oxidoreductase subunit alpha: MTSQVSSPAEQADGAGGAVVGGQRTPESPGGKEVRRLDRVIIRFAGDSGDGMQLTGDRFTSETASFGNDLSTLPNFPAEIRAPAGTLPGVSSFQLHFADHDILTPGDAPNVLVAMNPAALKANIADLPRGAEIIINTDEFTKRPMAKVGYATSPLEDGSLDAYSLHPVPLTTLTVEALKDFGLSRKEAERSKNMFALGLLSWMYHRPTEGTENFLRQKFAKKPEIAEANVVAFRAGWNFGETTEDFAVSYEVAPATRAFPTGTYRNISGNLALSYGLVAASQQADLPLYLGSYPITPASDILHELSKHKNFGVRTFQAEDEIAGIGAALGAAFGGALGVTTTSGPGVALKSEAIGLAVSLELPLLIVDIQRGGPSTGLPTKTEQADLLQAMYGRNGEAPVPIVAPRTPADCFDAALDAARIALTYRTPVFLLSDGYLANGSEPWRIPEVADLPDLKVKFATGANHTLSDGTEVFWPFKRDPETLARPWAIPGTPGLEHRIGGIEKQDGTGNISYDPANHDLMVRTRQAKIDGIRVPDLDVDDPDGATTLVLGWGSTYGPITAAVRRLRNTGLPIAQAHLRHVNPFPRNLGEVLERYEKVVVPEMNLGQLATLIRAKYLVDAQSYNQVNGMPFKAEQLATVLKEAIDD
- a CDS encoding response regulator transcription factor — encoded protein: MRVVIAEDSVLLREGLTRLLTDRGHDVVAGVGDAEALIKTVADLAAEGALPDVVVADVRMPPTHTDEGVRAAVRLRRDHPGIGVLVLSQYVEEQYATELLAGSSTGVGYLLKDRVAEVREFLDAVVRVARGGTALDPEVVAQLLGRSRKQDVLAGLTPREREVLGLMAEGRTNSAVAKQLVVSDGAVEKHVSNIFMKLGLSPSDGDHRRVLAVLTYLKS
- a CDS encoding complex I subunit 1/NuoH family protein: MNDVLDVALRLIVVFAVFLVLPLVVGQTEHKVMAHMQGRLGPMYAGGFHGWAQLVADGVKFAQKEDIVPAGADRRIFQLAPAVALLPYLLVLLAIPIGPGEGAVGQVIDAGLFFALAVMGVGVLGSLMAGWASANKFSLLGGLRTAAQLLAYELPMLLAAASVAMAAGTVSLPGIVEAFEWWWLPWQIVGALVFFVAGLAELQRPPFDMPVADSEIIFGAYTEYTGLRFALFLLAEYAGIVVLCALTTVLFLGGWHGPFGDDLGWVWTLLKIAVLAFVVIWLRVSYPRLREDQLQKLAWTTLIPLALAQIALTGIVKVAIQ
- a CDS encoding sensor histidine kinase, which encodes MGKGTGGGMGAVLRAPVEGRTWREFGYLLIGLPLSTLYFSLTITGVSLGAGLLVTFLGVPVLAGMLAMCRGFGQLERARVRAMLGTDIAAPAPIRAKKAGPLAAMGALLKSGSAWRHALYSVLHFPWAVFSFCLSVTLWACGWAYLLYPLWFWVFPAYTNQPGLQLFENDGYTFYLDSPVMIALTSLVGLALTLATPWVIRALTTVDRVMVGGLLGASSLATRVSELESDRGVVVDTAAADLRRIERDLHDGAQARLVALAMDLGLAKEKLTEDPQAAARMVDEAHGEVKIALQELRDLARGIHPAVLTDRGLDAALSSVASRCAVPVRVAVDLPARPAAAIEGIAYFTVSELLQNVSKHALARSASVDVWKSGERLLIQVADDGRGGAGPREGTGLAGLTERLDAVDGVLVVDSPAGGGTTVTAELPWRP
- a CDS encoding NADH-quinone oxidoreductase subunit A — its product is MPEPTVSTVTVLAADYFRSYSVVGLLAVLGVLFVAVAFGAGRLLRPVVPTPEKLLTYECGVDPVGEGWAHTQVRYYVYAFLYVIFAVDSIFLFPWATVFAAAGYGATTLVEMFIFLGFLAVGLLYAYKKGVLEWT
- a CDS encoding NADH-quinone oxidoreductase subunit B, whose protein sequence is MDVTPQPELLPEPKRLGVLSRLAPEPMKVVLNWGRRYSLWVFNFGLACCAIEFIAASMARHDFIRLGVIPFAPGPRQADLMIVSGTVTDKMAPAVKRLYEQMPEPKYVISFGACSNCGGPYWDSYSVTKGVDQIIPVDVYVPGCPPRPEALLQGILKLQEKIARESLAERYAAGPSVSQLTSGLVTPPPAPAQGAGA
- a CDS encoding sensor histidine kinase, with translation MTLNHAVPDNDRPPPVRAVFSAVTWKEIAYLVSNLPVAIVGFVYAVVMVSTAGGLAVTAVGIPLLACGLYLSRQLGRLDRARARGLLGVRVDEPTPIPGPKRSGGFFPWLWTSIKDPVGWRTVLYQLIRLPWGVLTFTVALTGLFVLWPVLPYLVRLLANADRAMVRGLLSPSDDLERRIAELESDRGVVVDTAAADLRRIERDLHDGAQARLVALAMGLGLAKEKLLEDPEGAAAMVDEAHGEVKLALQELRDLARGIHPAVLTDRGLDAALSSVAARCVVPVKVAVDLQGDPAGSGAGSGARPAEAIEGIAYFVVSELLQNVSKHAGPGARGATAEVWRAGARLMIRVSDDGRGGASPSGGSGLAGLAERLGAVDGVLVVDSPEGAGTVVTAELPWRDRG
- a CDS encoding NADH-quinone oxidoreductase subunit C; protein product: MNLYDSLPDAAPTVFGAEAVAELSYDVLTVDVPVGSWISALEIARDKLGCTYFDWLSAVDEPGTGFRICAHVASLENHRVRRLLLRTTVPHSAASLPSAVAVYAGAEWHERETFEMFGVTFTDHPHLVPLLLPENFEGHPLRKDFVLAARVAKAWPGAKEPGETHDPDAPKRRQMLPPGVPDPNDWGPMKGQLPPAPSRPARTPRAAGAAGAAARTPREGAPVRRTRSVTEGSATQPPSDAAGAASPGAEAPARPPRRTRSVADGSASQAAGTPAPDAAAPAPATEAPARPPRRNRSVADGSASQVPASDGGSAGRADDADAGTGEAARPPHRTAPRSSDAPWHDPKPAFDERAPRPTPETEPEAGPEPTPEAGTVPEPEAGPTPEPRPAEPETDTDPTTDTGGTA